One Thiocapsa bogorovii DNA segment encodes these proteins:
- the dsrB gene encoding dissimilatory-type sulfite reductase subunit beta, translated as MADMREPIESGCPDPWQYMHPMMRKNFGQWKYHDHPRPGVLLHVAYSGDKIWTVKAGTQRILDVFTLRKLCDIGDEFAEGYVHFTLRSNIEYMVTDEAKVQPLIDTLEGAGFVVGGTQNSVAMISHTQGWLHCDIPGTDASGVVKSMMDELIDEFRNANMPNRVHITTSCCQINCGGQGDIAINIQHTKPPKINHDLVANVCERPSVVARCPVAAIRPAMVNGKPSLEVDERKCICCGACYPPCPPMQINDAEHSKLAIWVGGNHSNARGKPTFQKLVAAGIPNNPPRWPEATAIVKRILKAYKEGARDWERVNEWIERIGWPRFFEEVELPFTKYHIDTWRGARASFNSSSYIRF; from the coding sequence ATGGCAGACATGCGTGAGCCGATCGAATCCGGATGCCCTGATCCCTGGCAATATATGCATCCGATGATGCGCAAGAATTTCGGCCAGTGGAAATACCACGACCATCCTCGTCCGGGAGTCCTGCTCCACGTTGCCTACAGCGGCGACAAGATCTGGACGGTGAAGGCGGGAACGCAGCGCATTCTCGATGTCTTTACCCTGCGCAAGCTGTGCGACATCGGCGATGAGTTCGCCGAGGGCTATGTGCACTTCACGCTGCGTTCCAACATCGAATACATGGTGACGGACGAGGCGAAAGTACAGCCCCTGATCGATACGTTGGAAGGTGCCGGCTTCGTCGTCGGCGGGACCCAGAACTCGGTGGCGATGATCTCGCACACGCAGGGTTGGTTGCACTGCGACATCCCCGGTACCGACGCATCGGGCGTCGTGAAGTCCATGATGGACGAACTCATCGACGAGTTCCGCAACGCCAATATGCCCAATCGCGTCCACATCACGACGTCCTGCTGCCAGATCAACTGCGGCGGTCAGGGCGACATCGCGATCAACATCCAGCACACCAAGCCACCGAAGATCAATCACGATCTGGTTGCGAACGTCTGCGAGCGTCCGTCGGTCGTTGCGCGTTGCCCGGTCGCAGCGATTCGCCCGGCCATGGTCAACGGTAAGCCTTCGCTGGAAGTCGACGAGCGCAAGTGCATCTGCTGTGGTGCCTGCTATCCGCCCTGTCCGCCCATGCAGATCAACGACGCCGAGCATTCCAAGTTGGCGATCTGGGTCGGTGGCAACCACTCCAACGCCCGCGGTAAGCCAACCTTCCAGAAACTGGTCGCGGCCGGCATCCCGAATAACCCGCCGCGCTGGCCCGAGGCAACCGCCATCGTCAAGCGTATTCTCAAGGCGTATAAAGAGGGCGCGCGCGATTGGGAGCGGGTCAACGAGTGGATCGAGCGCATCGGCTGGCCCCGCTTCTTCGAAGAAGTCGAGCTGCCCTTCACCAAGTATCATATCGATACCTGGCGCGGCGCACGGGCCAGCTTCAACAGCTCCTCCTACATCCGCTTCTAA